In a single window of the Amia ocellicauda isolate fAmiCal2 chromosome 20, fAmiCal2.hap1, whole genome shotgun sequence genome:
- the eef1akmt2 gene encoding EEF1A lysine methyltransferase 2 isoform X1, whose amino-acid sequence MEAAGGSHGCQAGEEASVAEDFTPSKLGTKEYWDDAYKRELQSFKEMGDVGEVWFGEESMDRVVRWLEKEEIPHDAAVLDIGTGNGVFLVELAKCGFTNLTGIDYSAVSVELAKNILKKEGLSQVKVQEEDFLSPSPSLRGFAVCIDKGTFDAISLNPDGAVRARERYVQALRSVLSPGGLFLITSCNWTREQLLNMFGQGFELKQELPTPRFQFGGRTGNSVTALVLQQRQ is encoded by the exons ATGGAGGCGGCCGGGGGCTCACATGGGTGCCAGGCCGGAGAAGAGGCGTCTGTTGCGGAGGACTTTACACCGTCAAAGTTGGGCACGAAAGAGTA CTGGGATGACGCCTACAAGCGAGAGCTGCAGAGTTTCAAAGAGATGGGAGACGTCGGCGAGGTCTG GTTTGGAGAGGAAAGTATGGACCGTGTTGTCAGGTGGCTGGAGAAGGAAGAGATCCCCCATGATGCAGCAGTTCTTGATATTGGCACAGGAAATGGAGTTTTCCTCGTGGAACTG gcTAAATGTGGATTCACGAACCTAACGGGAATAGATTATTCAGCTGTTTCAGTAGAGCTTGCCAAAAATATACTGAAGAAGGAGGGACTGTCGCAAGTTAAAGTGCAG GAAGAGGACTTCCTGAGCCCGTCCCCCTCGCTGCGCGGGTTCGCCGTGTGCATCGACAAGGGGACGTTCGACGCCATCAGCCTAAACCCCGATGGGGCTGTCCGGGCCAGGGAGCGCTACGTCCAGGCCCTGCGCTCGGTGCTCTCTCCGGGGGGGCTTTTCCTCATCACGTCCTGCAACTGGACCAGAGAGCAGCTGCTGAACATGTTCGGCCAGG GGTTCGAGCTGAAGCAGGAGCTCCCCACACCACGCTTCCAGTTTGGCGGCCGGACAGGGAACAGCGTGACGGCTCTTGTTCTGCAGCAACGGCAGTGA
- the eef1akmt2 gene encoding EEF1A lysine methyltransferase 2 isoform X4 — protein MGDVGEVWFGEESMDRVVRWLEKEEIPHDAAVLDIGTGNGVFLVELAKCGFTNLTGIDYSAVSVELAKNILKKEGLSQVKVQEEDFLSPSPSLRGFAVCIDKGTFDAISLNPDGAVRARERYVQALRSVLSPGGLFLITSCNWTREQLLNMFGQGFELKQELPTPRFQFGGRTGNSVTALVLQQRQ, from the exons ATGGGAGACGTCGGCGAGGTCTG GTTTGGAGAGGAAAGTATGGACCGTGTTGTCAGGTGGCTGGAGAAGGAAGAGATCCCCCATGATGCAGCAGTTCTTGATATTGGCACAGGAAATGGAGTTTTCCTCGTGGAACTG gcTAAATGTGGATTCACGAACCTAACGGGAATAGATTATTCAGCTGTTTCAGTAGAGCTTGCCAAAAATATACTGAAGAAGGAGGGACTGTCGCAAGTTAAAGTGCAG GAAGAGGACTTCCTGAGCCCGTCCCCCTCGCTGCGCGGGTTCGCCGTGTGCATCGACAAGGGGACGTTCGACGCCATCAGCCTAAACCCCGATGGGGCTGTCCGGGCCAGGGAGCGCTACGTCCAGGCCCTGCGCTCGGTGCTCTCTCCGGGGGGGCTTTTCCTCATCACGTCCTGCAACTGGACCAGAGAGCAGCTGCTGAACATGTTCGGCCAGG GGTTCGAGCTGAAGCAGGAGCTCCCCACACCACGCTTCCAGTTTGGCGGCCGGACAGGGAACAGCGTGACGGCTCTTGTTCTGCAGCAACGGCAGTGA
- the eef1akmt2 gene encoding EEF1A lysine methyltransferase 2 isoform X2, protein MGARPEKRRLLRRTLHRQSWARKSTGMTPTSESCRVSKRWETSARFGEESMDRVVRWLEKEEIPHDAAVLDIGTGNGVFLVELAKCGFTNLTGIDYSAVSVELAKNILKKEGLSQVKVQEEDFLSPSPSLRGFAVCIDKGTFDAISLNPDGAVRARERYVQALRSVLSPGGLFLITSCNWTREQLLNMFGQGFELKQELPTPRFQFGGRTGNSVTALVLQQRQ, encoded by the exons ATGGGTGCCAGGCCGGAGAAGAGGCGTCTGTTGCGGAGGACTTTACACCGTCAAAGTTGGGCACGAAAGAGTA CTGGGATGACGCCTACAAGCGAGAGCTGCAGAGTTTCAAAGAGATGGGAGACGTCGGCGAG GTTTGGAGAGGAAAGTATGGACCGTGTTGTCAGGTGGCTGGAGAAGGAAGAGATCCCCCATGATGCAGCAGTTCTTGATATTGGCACAGGAAATGGAGTTTTCCTCGTGGAACTG gcTAAATGTGGATTCACGAACCTAACGGGAATAGATTATTCAGCTGTTTCAGTAGAGCTTGCCAAAAATATACTGAAGAAGGAGGGACTGTCGCAAGTTAAAGTGCAG GAAGAGGACTTCCTGAGCCCGTCCCCCTCGCTGCGCGGGTTCGCCGTGTGCATCGACAAGGGGACGTTCGACGCCATCAGCCTAAACCCCGATGGGGCTGTCCGGGCCAGGGAGCGCTACGTCCAGGCCCTGCGCTCGGTGCTCTCTCCGGGGGGGCTTTTCCTCATCACGTCCTGCAACTGGACCAGAGAGCAGCTGCTGAACATGTTCGGCCAGG GGTTCGAGCTGAAGCAGGAGCTCCCCACACCACGCTTCCAGTTTGGCGGCCGGACAGGGAACAGCGTGACGGCTCTTGTTCTGCAGCAACGGCAGTGA
- the eef1akmt2 gene encoding EEF1A lysine methyltransferase 2 isoform X3, whose protein sequence is MTPTSESCRVSKRWETSARFGEESMDRVVRWLEKEEIPHDAAVLDIGTGNGVFLVELAKCGFTNLTGIDYSAVSVELAKNILKKEGLSQVKVQEEDFLSPSPSLRGFAVCIDKGTFDAISLNPDGAVRARERYVQALRSVLSPGGLFLITSCNWTREQLLNMFGQGFELKQELPTPRFQFGGRTGNSVTALVLQQRQ, encoded by the exons ATGACGCCTACAAGCGAGAGCTGCAGAGTTTCAAAGAGATGGGAGACGTCGGCGAG GTTTGGAGAGGAAAGTATGGACCGTGTTGTCAGGTGGCTGGAGAAGGAAGAGATCCCCCATGATGCAGCAGTTCTTGATATTGGCACAGGAAATGGAGTTTTCCTCGTGGAACTG gcTAAATGTGGATTCACGAACCTAACGGGAATAGATTATTCAGCTGTTTCAGTAGAGCTTGCCAAAAATATACTGAAGAAGGAGGGACTGTCGCAAGTTAAAGTGCAG GAAGAGGACTTCCTGAGCCCGTCCCCCTCGCTGCGCGGGTTCGCCGTGTGCATCGACAAGGGGACGTTCGACGCCATCAGCCTAAACCCCGATGGGGCTGTCCGGGCCAGGGAGCGCTACGTCCAGGCCCTGCGCTCGGTGCTCTCTCCGGGGGGGCTTTTCCTCATCACGTCCTGCAACTGGACCAGAGAGCAGCTGCTGAACATGTTCGGCCAGG GGTTCGAGCTGAAGCAGGAGCTCCCCACACCACGCTTCCAGTTTGGCGGCCGGACAGGGAACAGCGTGACGGCTCTTGTTCTGCAGCAACGGCAGTGA